In Streptomyces venezuelae, the sequence CCCGGGAGTCCTCGGGCTCCAACGGGATGGGCGAGCCCCGCAACGGCTCGTCGGCCGTGCGCGGCAGGGTCAGACGGAACTGCGAGCCGCCGCCCGGCTCGCCCCACGCCTGCAGCCAGCCTCCGTGCAACCGGGCGTCCTCGACGGCGATGGACAGGCCGAGGCCGGTCCCGCCGGTCGTACGCGCCCGCGCCGGGTCGGCCCGCCAGAAACGGTTGAAGACGCGGGTGGCCTCGCCGGGCTTCAGCCCGACCCCGTAGTCCCGTACGGCGACGGCGACGGCCCCTCCCGCGGACGCCAGCCGGACCACCACGTCGCGGCCCTCGCCGTGCTCCACGGCGTTGACGACCAGATTGCGCAGCACCCGCTCCACCCGCCGGGCGTCCGCCTCGGCGATGACCGGCTGGGTGTCGCCCAGGACCCGGATCCGGGTCCCCTTGTGCTCGGCGAGCGGCTCGGCGCCGTCGATGACCCGGCGCACGACGTCACGCAGGTCGATGGGCTCGGCCTCCAGGGCCGCCGCCCCGGCGTCGAAGCGGCTGATCTCCAGCAGGTCGGCCAGCAGCGACTCGAACCGGTCGAGCTGCCCGGCGAGCAGCTCGGCGGAGCGCGCGGTGATCGGGTCGAAGTCCACCCGCGCGTCGTGGATGACGTCGGCGGCCATCCGTACCGTCGTCAGCGGGGTACGCAGTTCGTGCGACACGTCCGAGACGAAACGGCGCTGCATCCGGGACAGCTCCTCCAACTGCTGGATCTTGTTCTGGAGGTTCTGCGCCATCTTGTTGAAGGCCTCGCCGAGGCGCGCGATGTCGTCCTCGCCGGTGACCTTCATCCGCTCCTGCAGCCGCCCCGCCGAGAGCCGCTCGGCGATCCCGGCGGCCATCCGGACAGGGGTCACCACCTGGCGCACGACGAGCCAGGCGATGCCGCAGAGCAGGACGACGACGAACAGACCCGCGGTCACGATGGTGACCTTGATCAGGTTGAGGGACTCCTCCTCCTGCGTGAGCGGGAAGAGGTAGTACAGGTCGTACGGGTCGC encodes:
- the mtrB gene encoding MtrAB system histidine kinase MtrB — its product is MSGRVPGGLSPWRLRLGRLFRDRASSSRVLRLFVRLARRPLLPAVRMWRRNIQLRVVAATLLISLAVVLALGFVVIAQVSRGLLEAKEEAAQSQAAGGFAVAQEKANAPATVDGPDATDNKVGRDASTWMNSLVKQLASGGQTAFEVVALGAGTGDEALPGTQGVKGARASGNVDPTASVPLPLRRAVNRATGAFKTFSEIRYTSGDRAKEPEPALVIGKRLSDINGDPYDLYYLFPLTQEEESLNLIKVTIVTAGLFVVVLLCGIAWLVVRQVVTPVRMAAGIAERLSAGRLQERMKVTGEDDIARLGEAFNKMAQNLQNKIQQLEELSRMQRRFVSDVSHELRTPLTTVRMAADVIHDARVDFDPITARSAELLAGQLDRFESLLADLLEISRFDAGAAALEAEPIDLRDVVRRVIDGAEPLAEHKGTRIRVLGDTQPVIAEADARRVERVLRNLVVNAVEHGEGRDVVVRLASAGGAVAVAVRDYGVGLKPGEATRVFNRFWRADPARARTTGGTGLGLSIAVEDARLHGGWLQAWGEPGGGSQFRLTLPRTADEPLRGSPIPLEPEDSRGNRARAAAEAAGGAAERTPAASGDRSPIPPRSPVAGAMPVPADPTALPGNGARVVARPAEQAQQEDRADGR